One Stenotrophomonas oahuensis genomic region harbors:
- the rplV gene encoding 50S ribosomal protein L22 has product MEAKAILRTARISPQKARLVADQVRGLPAERAVNLLKFSDKKAAHLIKKVVESAIANAENNQGADVDELKVQTIMVDEGPTLKRFMARAKGRGTRILKRTSHITVVVGAGK; this is encoded by the coding sequence ATGGAAGCGAAAGCAATCCTGCGCACTGCGCGCATCTCCCCGCAGAAGGCTCGTCTGGTCGCTGACCAGGTGCGCGGTCTGCCGGCCGAGCGTGCGGTCAACCTGCTGAAGTTCTCGGACAAGAAGGCTGCCCACCTGATCAAGAAGGTGGTGGAGTCGGCTATTGCCAATGCCGAGAACAACCAGGGCGCCGACGTCGACGAGCTGAAGGTTCAGACCATCATGGTTGATGAAGGTCCGACCCTGAAGCGTTTCATGGCGCGGGCGAAAGGCCGCGGTACCCGCATCCTCAAGCGCACCAGCCACATCACTGTGGTTGTGGGCGCCGGCAAGTAA
- the rplE gene encoding 50S ribosomal protein L5, giving the protein MTSRLEKFYKDEVVPALMKQFGYTNPMQVPKLVKVTLNMGVGEAATNKKILENAVADMSKISGQKPVVTKSRISVASFKIRDGWPIGCKTTLRRAKMYEFLDRLINISLPRVRDFRGVSGRSFDGRGNFNMGVKEQIIFPEIDFDAVDAIRGMDIAITTTAKTDAEAKALLAAFKFPFRN; this is encoded by the coding sequence ATGACTTCCCGTCTCGAAAAGTTCTACAAGGACGAAGTGGTGCCGGCGCTGATGAAGCAGTTCGGCTACACCAATCCGATGCAGGTCCCGAAGCTGGTCAAGGTCACCCTGAACATGGGTGTCGGCGAAGCGGCGACCAACAAGAAGATCCTGGAAAATGCCGTTGCTGACATGTCCAAGATCTCCGGCCAGAAGCCGGTCGTGACCAAGTCCCGTATTTCGGTGGCTTCGTTCAAGATCCGTGATGGCTGGCCGATTGGCTGCAAGACCACGCTGCGTCGTGCCAAGATGTATGAGTTCCTGGATCGCCTGATCAACATCTCGCTGCCGCGCGTGCGCGACTTCCGTGGTGTTTCCGGTCGTTCCTTCGACGGTCGCGGCAACTTCAACATGGGTGTGAAGGAACAGATCATCTTCCCGGAAATCGACTTCGACGCCGTCGACGCGATCCGCGGTATGGATATCGCCATCACCACCACCGCCAAGACCGACGCGGAAGCGAAGGCGCTGCTCGCAGCGTTCAAGTTCCCGTTCCGTAACTGA
- the rpsS gene encoding 30S ribosomal protein S19: MARSLKKGPFVDHHLVKKVEAAAGSKKPIKTWSRRSMILPDMVGITIAVHNGKAHVPVLVNENMVGHKLGEFAITRTFKGHGADKKSGK; the protein is encoded by the coding sequence ATGGCACGTTCACTCAAGAAAGGCCCGTTCGTCGATCACCACCTCGTCAAGAAGGTGGAGGCCGCTGCGGGTAGCAAGAAGCCGATCAAAACCTGGTCGCGTCGTTCGATGATCCTGCCTGACATGGTAGGCATCACCATCGCCGTTCATAACGGCAAGGCCCACGTTCCGGTGCTCGTCAACGAGAACATGGTCGGTCACAAGCTCGGCGAATTTGCCATCACCCGGACCTTCAAGGGTCATGGTGCTGACAAGAAGTCGGGCAAGTAA
- the rplD gene encoding 50S ribosomal protein L4, whose amino-acid sequence MELVITGSNNKVSVSEAVFGRDFSEDLVHQVVVAYRNAGRAGTKAQKTRSEVAGTTKKSKKQKGGGARHGALTAPIFVGGGVTFAAKPRSFEQKVNRKQYRAAMCAILSELNRQGRLTIVESFDVEATSTKGLIAKLAGLEVGKRPLIVTEDASEHLYLSARNVPYVEVRDVQGLDPVSLVGADTVVITADAVKKVEEWLA is encoded by the coding sequence ATGGAACTCGTTATCACGGGTAGCAACAACAAGGTCTCGGTCTCCGAAGCCGTGTTCGGTCGCGATTTCAGCGAAGATCTGGTTCACCAGGTCGTCGTTGCCTACCGCAACGCCGGTCGCGCCGGTACCAAGGCACAGAAGACTCGCTCCGAAGTGGCTGGCACCACCAAGAAGTCGAAGAAGCAGAAGGGCGGCGGTGCGCGTCATGGCGCGCTGACGGCTCCGATCTTCGTCGGCGGTGGCGTCACCTTCGCGGCCAAGCCGCGCAGCTTCGAGCAGAAGGTCAACCGCAAGCAGTACCGTGCCGCCATGTGCGCGATCCTGTCCGAGCTGAACCGTCAGGGCCGTCTGACCATCGTGGAGTCCTTCGACGTCGAAGCGACCAGCACGAAGGGTCTGATCGCCAAGCTGGCCGGCCTGGAAGTGGGCAAGCGCCCGCTGATCGTCACCGAGGACGCATCGGAACACCTGTACCTGTCGGCGCGCAACGTTCCCTACGTGGAAGTGCGTGACGTGCAGGGCCTGGATCCGGTCTCCCTGGTCGGTGCCGACACGGTCGTCATCACCGCTGACGCGGTCAAGAAGGTCGAGGAGTGGCTGGCATGA
- the rpsQ gene encoding 30S ribosomal protein S17 has product MSDNNEKTLRTVEGRVVSNKMDKTVTVLVERQVKHALYGKYIKRSTKLHAHDADNACNEGDVVRVTEIAPMSKTKNWRVVEVITRAAQ; this is encoded by the coding sequence ATGAGCGATAACAACGAAAAGACGCTGCGCACGGTCGAAGGCCGTGTCGTCAGCAACAAGATGGACAAGACGGTCACCGTGTTGGTGGAACGCCAGGTCAAGCACGCCCTGTACGGCAAGTACATCAAGCGCTCGACCAAGCTGCACGCTCACGATGCCGACAACGCCTGCAATGAAGGCGACGTCGTGCGCGTGACCGAGATTGCTCCGATGTCCAAGACCAAGAACTGGCGCGTGGTGGAAGTCATCACGCGTGCGGCTCAATAA
- the rplB gene encoding 50S ribosomal protein L2: MPLMKFKPTSAGRRSAVRVVTPDLHKGAPHAALLEPQSKSGGRNHHGRITTRHVGGGHKQHYRVIDFKRNKEGIPARVERIEYDPNRTAHIALLCYVDGERRYIIAPKGLKAGDQVIAGSDAPIKTGNTLPLRNIPVGTTVHGIELKPGKGAQIARAAGAAVQLVAREGIYATLRLRSGEMRKVPVECRATIGEVGNDEHNLEKLGKAGAKRWRGVRPTVRGAAMNPVDHPHGGGEAKAGQGNPHPVTPWGVPTKGYKTRKNKRTQQFIVRDRRG; this comes from the coding sequence ATGCCATTGATGAAATTCAAGCCCACCTCCGCAGGCCGTCGTTCGGCCGTGCGCGTGGTCACGCCCGATCTGCACAAGGGCGCACCGCACGCAGCGTTGCTGGAGCCGCAGAGCAAGTCCGGTGGTCGTAACCACCACGGCCGCATCACCACCCGTCACGTGGGCGGTGGTCACAAGCAGCACTACCGTGTCATCGACTTCAAGCGCAACAAGGAAGGCATTCCGGCGCGCGTGGAACGCATCGAATACGATCCGAACCGCACCGCCCATATCGCCCTGCTGTGCTACGTCGACGGCGAGCGTCGCTACATCATCGCACCGAAGGGCCTGAAGGCCGGTGACCAGGTGATCGCAGGTTCGGACGCGCCGATCAAGACCGGCAACACCCTGCCGCTGCGCAACATCCCGGTTGGTACCACTGTCCACGGCATCGAACTGAAGCCGGGCAAGGGTGCCCAGATCGCTCGTGCCGCCGGCGCTGCCGTGCAGCTCGTCGCTCGTGAAGGCATCTACGCCACCCTGCGCCTGCGCTCGGGTGAAATGCGCAAGGTGCCGGTCGAGTGCCGCGCCACCATCGGTGAAGTCGGTAACGACGAGCACAACCTGGAAAAGCTGGGCAAGGCTGGCGCCAAGCGTTGGCGCGGTGTCCGCCCGACCGTTCGTGGTGCTGCCATGAACCCGGTTGACCACCCGCACGGTGGTGGTGAGGCGAAGGCCGGCCAGGGTAACCCGCATCCGGTCACCCCGTGGGGTGTTCCGACCAAGGGTTACAAGACGCGCAAGAACAAGCGCACCCAGCAGTTCATCGTCCGCGATCGTAGGGGCTAA
- the rplW gene encoding 50S ribosomal protein L23 translates to MNSNEKIFSVLRAPRVSEKTARLQEVSNQYVFEVSNEATKADVKAAVEQLFAVKVESVNVLNVKGKNKSFRNRNGRRGDWRKAYVRLADGQSIDVTAKA, encoded by the coding sequence ATGAACAGCAACGAAAAAATCTTCAGCGTGCTGCGTGCCCCGCGTGTCTCGGAAAAGACCGCGCGTCTGCAGGAAGTCTCCAACCAGTATGTCTTTGAAGTGTCGAACGAAGCGACCAAGGCCGATGTGAAGGCCGCGGTGGAGCAGCTGTTCGCAGTCAAGGTCGAGTCGGTCAACGTGCTGAACGTGAAGGGCAAGAACAAGTCCTTCCGTAACCGCAACGGCCGTCGCGGCGATTGGCGCAAGGCATACGTGCGTCTCGCCGATGGCCAGTCCATCGATGTAACGGCCAAGGCCTGA
- the rplF gene encoding 50S ribosomal protein L6 codes for MSRVAKKPVNLPKGVELNIQPESVSVKGPKGTLSLPKKAGVEITVADGVATLAANDASLVALTGTVRAILANMVKGVSEGFERKLELVGVGYRAAMQGKDLNLSLGFSHPVVFVAPEGITITTPTQTEILVQGADKQQVGEVAAKIRGYRPPEPYKGKGVKYAGEVIIRKEAKKA; via the coding sequence ATGTCCCGCGTAGCCAAGAAGCCGGTCAACCTGCCCAAGGGCGTTGAACTGAACATCCAGCCGGAATCCGTCAGCGTGAAGGGCCCGAAGGGCACCCTGTCGCTGCCGAAGAAAGCTGGCGTTGAAATTACCGTTGCAGACGGCGTTGCCACTCTGGCCGCCAACGATGCAAGCCTGGTCGCACTGACCGGCACCGTGCGCGCCATCCTGGCCAACATGGTCAAGGGCGTGAGCGAAGGTTTTGAGCGCAAGCTTGAACTGGTCGGCGTGGGTTACCGCGCTGCCATGCAGGGCAAGGACCTGAACCTGTCGCTCGGTTTCTCGCACCCGGTCGTGTTCGTCGCACCGGAAGGCATCACCATCACCACCCCGACCCAGACCGAAATTCTGGTCCAGGGCGCTGACAAGCAGCAGGTTGGTGAAGTGGCTGCCAAGATCCGTGGCTACCGTCCGCCGGAGCCCTACAAGGGCAAGGGTGTGAAGTACGCCGGCGAAGTCATCATTCGTAAGGAAGCCAAGAAGGCGTAA
- the rplC gene encoding 50S ribosomal protein L3, giving the protein MTKKYSLGFVGRKAGMSRVFTDDGRAIPVTLIEATPNRIAQIKTVEADGYSAVQVTVGARRAALVNKPEAGHFAKAKVEAGRGLWEFRVEDAQLGDFAVGGEVKADIFEVGQKVDVQGVTKGKGFQGTIKRYNFRMGDATHGNSLSHRAPGSLGQRQTPGRVFPGKKMSGHMGAVQQSTQNLEVVKVDVERGLIAIRGAVPGAAGGDVIVRPASKA; this is encoded by the coding sequence ATGACGAAGAAGTATTCGTTGGGCTTCGTGGGCCGCAAGGCTGGCATGAGCCGCGTTTTCACCGATGATGGCCGCGCCATCCCGGTGACCTTGATTGAAGCCACCCCGAACCGCATCGCGCAGATCAAGACCGTCGAAGCTGACGGCTACAGCGCCGTGCAGGTGACCGTCGGCGCGCGTCGCGCTGCCCTGGTCAACAAGCCGGAAGCCGGCCACTTCGCCAAGGCGAAGGTGGAAGCTGGTCGCGGCCTGTGGGAATTCCGCGTTGAAGACGCGCAGCTCGGCGATTTCGCCGTTGGCGGCGAAGTCAAGGCGGACATCTTCGAAGTTGGCCAGAAGGTCGACGTCCAGGGTGTCACCAAGGGTAAGGGTTTCCAGGGCACCATCAAGCGCTACAACTTCCGTATGGGCGATGCAACCCACGGTAACTCGCTGTCGCATCGCGCGCCGGGTTCGCTGGGTCAGCGCCAGACCCCGGGTCGCGTTTTCCCGGGCAAGAAGATGTCGGGCCATATGGGTGCCGTGCAGCAGAGCACGCAGAACCTGGAAGTGGTCAAGGTCGACGTCGAACGCGGTCTGATCGCGATTCGTGGTGCCGTTCCGGGCGCTGCGGGTGGTGACGTGATCGTCCGTCCGGCGAGCAAGGCATAA
- the rpsJ gene encoding 30S ribosomal protein S10 translates to MADQKIRIRLKAFDHRLIDRSASEIVETAKRTGAQVRGPIPLPTKIERYTILVSPHVDKDARDQYETRTHKRVLDIVDPNDKTVDALMKLELAAGVDVQIKLT, encoded by the coding sequence ATGGCGGACCAAAAGATCCGTATCCGGCTGAAGGCATTCGATCATCGTCTGATCGACCGCTCGGCCAGCGAGATCGTAGAAACGGCCAAGCGGACCGGCGCGCAAGTGCGTGGCCCGATCCCGCTGCCGACCAAGATCGAGCGTTACACCATCCTCGTCTCCCCGCACGTCGACAAAGACGCGCGTGACCAGTACGAGACCCGCACGCACAAGCGCGTGCTCGATATCGTTGACCCGAACGACAAGACCGTGGACGCGCTGATGAAGCTCGAACTGGCTGCCGGCGTCGACGTTCAGATCAAGCTGACCTGA
- the rplN gene encoding 50S ribosomal protein L14, with the protein MIQMQSYLDVADNSGAKELMCIKVLGGSKRRYAHIGDIIKVTVKDAIPRGKVKKGEVYDAVVVRTRKGVRRADGSLIRFDGNAAVLLNNKQEPIGTRIFGPVTRELRSEKFMKIVSLAPEVL; encoded by the coding sequence ATGATCCAGATGCAGAGCTACCTTGACGTCGCGGACAACTCCGGTGCCAAGGAACTGATGTGCATCAAGGTGCTGGGTGGTTCCAAGCGCCGTTACGCGCACATCGGTGACATCATCAAGGTCACCGTGAAGGATGCGATCCCGCGCGGCAAGGTCAAGAAGGGTGAAGTGTATGACGCCGTCGTGGTGCGTACCCGCAAGGGTGTGCGTCGCGCCGACGGCTCGCTGATCCGTTTCGACGGCAACGCCGCGGTCCTGCTCAACAACAAGCAAGAGCCGATCGGCACCCGCATCTTCGGGCCGGTGACCCGTGAACTTCGTTCCGAGAAGTTCATGAAGATCGTCTCGCTCGCTCCCGAAGTGCTGTGA
- the tuf gene encoding elongation factor Tu: MAKGKFERTKPHVNVGTIGHVDHGKTTLTAALTKIGAERFGGEFKDYSAIDAAPEEKARGITISTAHVEYESPTRHYAHVDCPGHADYVKNMITGAAQMDGAILVCSAADGPMPQTREHILLSRQVGVPYIVVFLNKADMVDDAELLELVEMEVRELLSKYDFPGDDTPIIAGSARLALEGDQSDIGVPAVIKLVEALDSWIPEPERDIDKPFLMPVEDVFSISGRGTVVTGRIERGIIKVGDEIEIVGIRPVQKTTVTGVEMFRKLLDQGQAGDNAGLLLRGTKRDDVERGQVLSKPGSIKPHTTFDAEVYVLSKDEGGRHTPFFKGYRPQFYFRTTDITGAVELPEGVEMVMPGDNIKMVVTLINPVAMDEGLRFAIREGGRTVGAGVVSKIIA, encoded by the coding sequence ATGGCAAAGGGTAAGTTCGAACGCACCAAGCCGCACGTCAACGTCGGCACCATCGGCCACGTCGACCACGGCAAGACCACGCTGACCGCCGCACTGACCAAGATCGGTGCCGAGCGCTTCGGTGGCGAGTTCAAGGATTACTCCGCGATCGACGCCGCGCCGGAAGAAAAGGCACGTGGCATCACGATCTCGACCGCGCACGTCGAATACGAATCCCCGACCCGTCACTACGCCCACGTTGACTGCCCGGGCCACGCTGACTACGTCAAGAACATGATCACCGGTGCTGCCCAGATGGACGGCGCGATCCTGGTGTGCTCGGCCGCTGACGGCCCGATGCCGCAGACCCGCGAACACATCCTGCTGTCGCGTCAGGTCGGCGTGCCGTACATCGTGGTCTTCCTGAACAAGGCTGACATGGTCGACGACGCCGAGCTGCTCGAGCTGGTCGAAATGGAAGTGCGTGAACTGCTGAGCAAGTACGACTTCCCGGGCGACGACACCCCGATCATCGCGGGTTCGGCTCGTCTGGCGCTGGAAGGCGACCAGAGCGACATCGGCGTGCCGGCCGTGATCAAGCTGGTTGAGGCGCTGGATTCCTGGATTCCGGAACCGGAACGCGACATCGACAAGCCGTTCCTGATGCCGGTGGAAGACGTGTTCTCGATCTCGGGCCGCGGCACCGTGGTGACCGGTCGTATCGAGCGCGGCATCATCAAGGTCGGCGACGAAATCGAAATCGTCGGTATCCGTCCGGTCCAGAAGACCACCGTCACCGGCGTGGAAATGTTCCGCAAGCTGCTGGACCAGGGTCAGGCAGGTGACAACGCCGGTCTGCTGCTGCGTGGCACCAAGCGTGACGACGTCGAGCGTGGCCAGGTGCTGTCCAAGCCGGGTTCGATCAAGCCGCACACCACCTTCGACGCCGAAGTGTACGTGCTGTCGAAGGACGAAGGCGGCCGTCACACCCCGTTCTTCAAGGGCTACCGCCCGCAGTTCTACTTCCGTACCACCGACATCACCGGTGCGGTTGAACTGCCGGAAGGCGTGGAAATGGTCATGCCGGGCGACAACATCAAGATGGTCGTCACCCTGATCAACCCGGTCGCCATGGACGAAGGCCTGCGCTTCGCAATCCGCGAAGGTGGCCGTACCGTCGGTGCCGGCGTGGTCTCCAAGATCATCGCGTAA
- the rplR gene encoding 50S ribosomal protein L18, with translation MNKNIARLRRAKSTRAHIRELGVPRLSVLRTGQHLYAQVFTADGSKVLAAANTTQADVKEGLKNGKNSDAAAKVGKLVAERAKAAGIEKVAFDRSGYRYHGRIKALADAAREGGLQF, from the coding sequence ATGAACAAGAACATCGCTCGTCTGCGTCGCGCCAAGTCGACCCGTGCACACATCCGCGAACTGGGCGTGCCGCGTCTGTCGGTGCTGCGCACCGGTCAGCACCTGTACGCACAGGTCTTCACCGCCGACGGCTCCAAGGTGCTGGCTGCGGCCAACACCACCCAGGCCGACGTCAAGGAAGGCCTGAAGAACGGCAAGAACAGCGACGCCGCCGCCAAGGTGGGCAAGCTGGTCGCCGAGCGCGCCAAGGCTGCGGGCATCGAGAAGGTCGCTTTCGACCGCTCGGGCTACCGCTACCACGGCCGCATCAAGGCACTGGCCGACGCAGCCCGCGAAGGCGGCCTGCAGTTCTAA
- the rplP gene encoding 50S ribosomal protein L16 codes for MLQPKRTKYRKVHKGRNDGLSWSANAVSFGEYGLKATAHGQLTARQIEAARRSISRYVKRGGKMWIRVFPDKPITKKPIEVRMGSGKGNVEYWVAQIQPGRMIYEIEGVGEDVAREAFRLAAAKLSVTTTFVTRTVR; via the coding sequence ATGTTGCAACCCAAGCGAACCAAATACCGCAAGGTACACAAGGGCCGTAATGATGGCCTGAGCTGGAGCGCCAACGCTGTCAGCTTCGGCGAATACGGCCTCAAGGCAACCGCCCACGGTCAGCTGACCGCGCGTCAGATCGAAGCGGCTCGCCGTTCGATCAGCCGCTACGTCAAGCGCGGTGGCAAGATGTGGATCCGTGTGTTCCCCGACAAGCCGATCACCAAGAAGCCCATCGAAGTCCGAATGGGTTCTGGTAAGGGCAACGTGGAATACTGGGTGGCCCAGATCCAGCCCGGCCGCATGATCTATGAAATTGAAGGCGTTGGCGAAGACGTGGCACGTGAGGCGTTCCGCCTGGCTGCCGCCAAGCTTTCCGTGACCACTACTTTCGTGACCCGGACGGTGCGCTGA
- the rpsC gene encoding 30S ribosomal protein S3 translates to MGHKVHPIGIRLGISKDWNSKWYANKAEFAGYLAADLKVRDMLRKKLAQAGISKILIERPAKTARVTIHTARPGVVIGKRGEDIEKLRKEVSDMMGVPAHINVTEVRKPELDAQLVAESIAQQLERRIMFRRAMKRSVGNAMRLGALGIKVNVGGRLNGAEIARSEWYREGRVPLHTLRADIDYGFAEAKTTYGIIGIKVWIYKGEVFDFSQVGQEKQDDTPSRNDRNDRGDRGDRQRPAREAR, encoded by the coding sequence ATGGGTCATAAAGTTCATCCGATTGGTATCCGCCTCGGCATTTCCAAGGACTGGAACTCCAAGTGGTACGCCAACAAGGCCGAGTTTGCCGGTTACCTGGCAGCCGACCTGAAGGTGCGGGACATGCTGCGCAAGAAGCTCGCGCAGGCCGGCATCAGCAAGATCCTGATCGAGCGTCCGGCAAAGACCGCTCGCGTGACGATCCACACCGCCCGTCCGGGCGTGGTGATCGGCAAGCGCGGTGAGGACATCGAGAAGCTGCGCAAGGAAGTGAGCGACATGATGGGCGTTCCGGCGCACATCAACGTCACCGAAGTGCGCAAGCCCGAGCTGGACGCACAGCTGGTTGCCGAGTCGATCGCGCAGCAGCTGGAGCGTCGCATCATGTTCCGCCGTGCAATGAAGCGCTCGGTCGGCAACGCGATGCGCCTGGGTGCCCTGGGCATCAAGGTCAACGTCGGTGGCCGTTTGAATGGTGCAGAAATTGCCCGTTCGGAGTGGTACCGCGAAGGCCGCGTGCCGCTGCACACGCTGCGTGCCGACATCGACTATGGCTTCGCTGAAGCCAAGACGACCTACGGCATCATCGGCATCAAGGTCTGGATCTACAAGGGCGAAGTCTTCGATTTCTCCCAGGTTGGCCAGGAAAAGCAGGACGACACCCCGTCGCGCAACGATCGTAACGATCGCGGCGACCGCGGTGACCGTCAGCGCCCGGCTCGTGAAGCGAGGTAA
- the rpmD gene encoding 50S ribosomal protein L30: protein MADASNKTVKVRLVGGLRGTQSKHRLSVRALGLNKLNDVRELKDSPQVRGLINKVQYLVKVEE, encoded by the coding sequence ATGGCTGATGCGTCCAACAAGACCGTCAAGGTCCGTCTGGTAGGTGGCCTGCGCGGCACCCAGTCCAAGCACCGTCTGTCGGTGCGCGCCCTGGGCCTGAACAAGCTGAACGACGTGCGTGAGCTGAAGGACAGCCCGCAGGTTCGTGGCCTGATCAACAAGGTCCAGTACCTCGTCAAGGTTGAGGAATAA
- the rpsN gene encoding 30S ribosomal protein S14 has product MAKTSMVNRDLKRAKLAAKYAGKREELKKIISSTTASYDEKAEAVIKLQKLPRDSSPSRHRNRCELSGRPRGVYSKFGLGRNKLREATMRGDVPGLRKASW; this is encoded by the coding sequence ATGGCTAAGACCTCCATGGTCAACCGCGATCTGAAGCGTGCCAAGCTCGCTGCCAAGTACGCCGGCAAGCGCGAAGAGCTGAAGAAGATCATCTCCAGCACGACCGCTTCGTACGACGAAAAGGCAGAAGCCGTGATCAAGTTGCAGAAGCTGCCGCGCGATTCGTCGCCGAGCCGCCACCGCAACCGTTGCGAGCTGTCGGGCCGTCCGCGTGGCGTGTACAGCAAGTTCGGCCTCGGCCGTAACAAGCTGCGCGAAGCCACCATGCGCGGCGACGTGCCGGGCCTGCGCAAGGCAAGCTGGTAA
- the rpsE gene encoding 30S ribosomal protein S5 — protein MAEERQQRGRDRDRNREEKVDDGMIEKLVAVNRVSKTVKGGRQFTFTALTVVGDGEGKVGFGYGKAREVPVAIQKSMEQARKNLATVDLNNGTLWHPVKAGHGAARVFMMPASEGTGVIAGGAMRAVLEAVGVKNVLAKAVGSRNPINLVRATLKGLTDMQSPARIAAKRGKKVEELNHG, from the coding sequence ATGGCAGAAGAACGTCAGCAGCGGGGTCGCGATCGCGACCGTAACCGCGAAGAGAAAGTCGACGACGGCATGATCGAGAAGCTGGTCGCGGTCAACCGCGTCAGCAAGACCGTCAAGGGTGGCCGTCAGTTCACCTTCACCGCCCTGACCGTGGTCGGCGACGGCGAAGGCAAGGTCGGTTTCGGTTATGGCAAGGCCCGCGAAGTGCCGGTCGCCATCCAGAAGTCGATGGAGCAGGCCCGCAAGAACCTGGCCACCGTCGATCTGAACAACGGCACCCTGTGGCACCCGGTCAAGGCTGGCCACGGCGCAGCCCGCGTGTTCATGATGCCGGCTTCGGAAGGTACCGGTGTGATCGCCGGCGGTGCCATGCGCGCCGTGCTGGAAGCCGTTGGCGTGAAGAACGTGCTGGCCAAGGCCGTCGGTTCGCGTAACCCGATCAACCTGGTTCGCGCCACGCTGAAGGGTCTGACCGACATGCAGTCGCCGGCCCGCATCGCGGCCAAGCGCGGCAAGAAGGTGGAGGAACTCAACCATGGCTGA
- the rplX gene encoding 50S ribosomal protein L24 — translation MANRIKKGDQVVVNTGKDKGKQGEVVRVDGDRVIVANVNIVKRHTKPNPQAGVAGGVVEREASIHISNVNVLNPASGKGERVGFKVLEDGRKLRVFRSSGEALDA, via the coding sequence ATGGCTAACCGTATCAAGAAGGGCGACCAGGTCGTCGTCAACACCGGCAAGGACAAGGGCAAGCAGGGCGAAGTCGTCCGCGTCGACGGCGATCGTGTGATCGTCGCCAACGTGAACATCGTCAAGCGCCACACCAAGCCGAACCCGCAGGCAGGCGTTGCCGGCGGCGTGGTCGAGCGTGAAGCGTCGATCCATATCTCCAACGTGAATGTGCTGAACCCGGCTTCGGGCAAGGGCGAACGCGTTGGCTTCAAGGTGCTGGAGGATGGACGCAAACTGCGTGTGTTCCGCTCCAGCGGTGAGGCGCTCGACGCCTGA
- the rpmC gene encoding 50S ribosomal protein L29 — MDIKQLREKSADELNAHLTDLRKEQFSLRMQQVTGQLPKTHETRRVRREIARVKTLLGSKK, encoded by the coding sequence ATGGACATCAAACAACTTCGCGAAAAGTCGGCTGACGAACTGAACGCCCACCTGACCGATCTGCGTAAGGAGCAGTTCTCGCTCCGCATGCAGCAGGTCACCGGGCAGCTGCCGAAGACTCACGAAACCCGCCGGGTCCGCCGCGAGATTGCTCGCGTCAAGACCCTGCTCGGCAGCAAGAAGTAA
- the rpsH gene encoding 30S ribosomal protein S8: MSMTDPIADLLVRIKNAAAVGKQTVKAPSSKIKVAIAEVLKAEGYITDLRVTKTENNKAELEIVLKYFEGKPVIATLKRFSRSGLRQYRGKAELPKVLNGLGIAIISTSKGIMTDAQARQLGVGGEVLCFVA, encoded by the coding sequence ATGAGCATGACTGATCCCATCGCCGACCTGCTGGTACGCATCAAGAATGCGGCCGCGGTTGGCAAGCAGACGGTGAAGGCACCGTCCTCCAAGATCAAGGTTGCAATCGCAGAAGTGCTGAAGGCCGAGGGCTACATCACCGACCTGCGCGTGACCAAGACCGAAAACAACAAGGCCGAACTCGAAATCGTCCTGAAGTATTTCGAAGGCAAGCCGGTCATCGCGACCCTGAAGCGCTTCTCGCGTTCGGGCCTGCGCCAGTACCGCGGCAAGGCTGAACTGCCGAAGGTCCTGAACGGCCTGGGTATTGCCATCATTTCCACCTCCAAGGGCATCATGACTGATGCGCAGGCGCGCCAGTTGGGCGTCGGCGGCGAAGTCCTGTGCTTCGTGGCCTAA